Proteins found in one uncultured Desulfuromonas sp. genomic segment:
- a CDS encoding Rho termination factor N-terminal domain-containing protein, giving the protein MTVAEIKVIAKEMGVKTSNMKKVDLIRAIQRAEGNPLCFETHNRENCGQEICMWRRDCN; this is encoded by the coding sequence ATGACGGTTGCCGAGATTAAAGTGATTGCCAAAGAGATGGGTGTAAAAACTTCCAATATGAAGAAAGTCGATCTGATTCGAGCCATTCAGCGCGCTGAAGGCAATCCGCTCTGCTTCGAGACCCATAATCGTGAGAACTGTGGACAGGAGATCTGCATGTGGCGCCGTGACTGCAATTAG
- a CDS encoding DUF302 domain-containing protein, giving the protein MAYTFDTIVNKPFDEVIERVTAELKKEGFGILTEIDVKATMKKKLEVDIPPYQILGACNPHFAHQAMQQEPKIGTMLPCNVIVRELEPERIEVSAIDPIASMQAVNNPDLINIADQVQSKFKKVIEALSAAA; this is encoded by the coding sequence ATGGCTTACACTTTTGACACCATCGTGAACAAACCTTTTGATGAGGTGATTGAACGGGTAACTGCAGAGCTGAAAAAAGAGGGGTTCGGTATCCTCACGGAAATTGACGTCAAAGCCACAATGAAGAAGAAACTGGAGGTGGATATCCCTCCCTATCAGATTCTTGGAGCCTGCAACCCGCACTTTGCGCATCAGGCGATGCAGCAGGAACCCAAAATTGGCACCATGCTGCCCTGCAATGTCATCGTCCGGGAATTGGAGCCTGAGCGTATCGAGGTGTCCGCTATCGACCCGATTGCCTCGATGCAAGCCGTGAACAATCCAGACTTGATTAACATTGCGGATCAGGTACAGTCGAAATTTAAAAAAGTCATTGAAGCATTATCAGCAGCAGCCTGA
- a CDS encoding phosphate-starvation-inducible PsiE family protein, with the protein MDDLENPNEPIVQASRRVIHVAVRILSVLMTLVILWGVADVVWVLYTKLMEPPRFMLTIGDILATFGAFMAVLIAIEIFVNIVIYLREDVIHVKIVLATALMAISRKVIILDYDAVTPEYMWATAGVTLSMSIGYWLVVSLEQKEKMWSNKK; encoded by the coding sequence ATGGACGATCTTGAAAATCCTAATGAACCTATTGTACAGGCATCGCGCCGGGTGATTCATGTCGCTGTACGTATTCTGTCGGTATTGATGACGCTGGTGATCTTATGGGGCGTTGCCGATGTGGTTTGGGTGCTCTACACCAAATTAATGGAACCACCGCGCTTCATGTTGACCATCGGTGACATCCTGGCCACATTTGGCGCTTTTATGGCAGTGCTCATTGCGATAGAGATTTTTGTCAATATTGTCATTTATCTGCGCGAAGATGTTATCCACGTTAAAATCGTGTTGGCGACAGCCCTGATGGCAATTTCCCGAAAAGTGATCATTCTCGATTACGATGCGGTTACACCGGAATATATGTGGGCCACAGCCGGTGTGACTCTGTCCATGAGCATTGGCTACTGGCTGGTGGTTTCGCTCGAACAAAAAGAGAAAATGTGGAGCAATAAGAAGTAA
- a CDS encoding ABC transporter permease, producing the protein MVLYLAKRLVMMVPLLLGITLISFTVIHLAPGEPTDLQTDLNPDAGVELKERLRAQYGLDQPLAVQYGQWVKRLVQLDFGTSFSQNRRPVWDKIVERLPITVLINVLSIALILAVSIPIGILSATRRNSTFDRLTTLFVFIGFATPSFWLALLLMDYLGVYLGWFPISGIKSLGHEYLTGPQQIWDVIHHLMLPILVSAFGGLAGFSRYMRSNMLEVVQQDYILTARAKGLSEKIVIGKHALRNALLPLITLLGLSVPGLIGGSVIFESIFAIPGMGKLFYDGVMMRDYPLIMGILVIGAVLTLVGNLLADVGYALADPRIRNQS; encoded by the coding sequence ATGGTTCTTTATCTGGCAAAACGACTGGTGATGATGGTGCCCCTGTTGTTGGGGATTACCCTGATCTCCTTTACGGTGATCCACTTGGCTCCCGGCGAACCCACGGATTTGCAGACCGACCTTAATCCTGATGCCGGTGTTGAATTGAAAGAACGGTTGCGCGCCCAGTATGGGCTTGATCAACCGTTGGCGGTTCAATACGGTCAGTGGGTCAAGCGGTTGGTGCAGCTTGACTTCGGCACCTCGTTTTCGCAGAATCGCCGTCCGGTGTGGGATAAAATCGTCGAACGCCTGCCTATTACCGTGCTGATCAACGTCTTGTCCATTGCTCTGATTCTGGCGGTGTCAATCCCGATAGGGATTTTATCGGCAACGCGGCGTAATTCAACTTTTGACCGGTTGACCACCTTATTTGTCTTTATCGGTTTCGCCACGCCATCGTTCTGGTTGGCATTGCTGCTCATGGATTATCTCGGTGTCTACCTTGGCTGGTTTCCTATTTCCGGCATCAAATCACTTGGTCATGAATATTTGACCGGGCCACAGCAGATTTGGGATGTCATTCATCATTTAATGCTGCCGATTCTAGTGTCGGCCTTCGGCGGGCTGGCTGGTTTTTCCCGTTATATGCGATCCAACATGCTGGAAGTGGTTCAGCAGGATTATATTCTTACCGCCAGGGCCAAAGGGTTGTCGGAAAAAATTGTTATCGGCAAGCACGCGTTGCGGAATGCCTTGTTGCCGTTGATCACCCTCCTCGGTTTGTCGGTGCCGGGGCTGATTGGTGGCAGTGTTATTTTTGAAAGTATCTTTGCCATCCCCGGTATGGGCAAGCTGTTTTACGATGGCGTGATGATGCGCGATTATCCATTGATTATGGGGATTCTGGTCATCGGCGCGGTGTTGACACTGGTGGGAAATCTTCTTGCAGATGTCGGGTATGCCCTGGCTGACCCGCGGATTCGTAATCAATCCTGA
- a CDS encoding peptide-binding protein: protein MSHRTIFKFTSEPLVLSRRLIIWGLLIMVLLMVGCRQQDVLLEKEGDDTTPVPGDTIITGTIADASNLLPMLSTDSASTEVSSAIYNGLIRYNKDLEFEGDLAESWQVSDDGLEIVFHLRHDVRWHDGAPFTSADVLFTYQLLIDPETPTAYSERYKQVTEALAPDPYTFIVRYKKPLASALISWGMGIHPKHLLEGQEIATSPLARAPIGTGPYRFVEWLQGEKIVLERNEDYFEGAPYIKRIVFRIIPDLTTMFLELQSGGLDKMGLTPLQYARQTKAPGFVRRFNKYRYPAFSYTYLGYNLNKPMFQDRRVRQALSYAINKQELVDGVLLGLGQPANGPYKPGSWPNNAKIKPYPYDPAKAKTLLDEAGWSDHDGDGIRDKDGTPLAFTMITNQGNDQRIKSGEIIQRRFQEIGVDAKLRVIEWASLLKEFINPGNFDVMIMAWTVPIDPDAYNVWHSSKTGPNGLNFIGFKNDRVDELLEQGRSTFDQAERKKIYDEFQEILAEEQPYTFLFVPDSLPVVARRFHGIEEAPSGIMHNFIRWYVPEALQKYQR, encoded by the coding sequence ATGAGTCATCGAACAATCTTTAAGTTCACATCTGAGCCTCTTGTACTCAGTCGCCGTCTGATCATTTGGGGCCTCCTGATCATGGTGTTGTTGATGGTCGGTTGCCGCCAGCAGGACGTTTTGCTGGAAAAAGAGGGTGATGACACCACGCCGGTGCCCGGTGACACAATTATTACCGGTACCATTGCTGACGCCAGTAACTTGCTGCCGATGTTGTCGACCGATTCGGCATCCACGGAAGTATCGTCCGCGATCTACAACGGTCTGATCCGTTACAATAAAGACCTCGAATTTGAAGGCGATTTGGCCGAATCCTGGCAGGTCTCTGACGATGGACTGGAGATTGTTTTTCACCTCAGACATGATGTGCGCTGGCACGATGGTGCGCCGTTTACCTCTGCCGATGTTCTGTTTACTTATCAGTTGTTGATCGACCCGGAAACGCCAACCGCGTATTCAGAGCGCTATAAGCAGGTGACGGAAGCCTTAGCCCCTGATCCCTACACGTTTATTGTTCGCTACAAGAAGCCTCTGGCATCCGCTCTGATCAGTTGGGGAATGGGCATCCATCCAAAGCATCTGCTTGAAGGGCAGGAGATTGCCACCAGTCCACTGGCGCGGGCGCCCATCGGAACCGGACCTTACCGGTTTGTTGAATGGCTTCAGGGAGAGAAGATTGTTCTTGAGCGCAACGAGGATTACTTTGAAGGAGCGCCCTACATTAAGCGCATCGTCTTTCGTATTATCCCCGATTTAACTACCATGTTTCTTGAGTTGCAATCGGGCGGATTGGATAAGATGGGACTGACCCCCCTGCAATATGCCCGTCAGACCAAAGCGCCTGGTTTTGTGCGCCGCTTCAATAAATACCGCTATCCGGCTTTTTCCTATACCTATCTGGGCTACAATCTCAACAAACCGATGTTCCAGGATCGCCGGGTGCGCCAGGCGTTGTCTTATGCCATTAACAAACAGGAGCTGGTTGACGGTGTTCTGCTGGGATTGGGGCAGCCAGCCAACGGTCCCTATAAACCGGGCAGCTGGCCTAATAATGCCAAGATCAAACCGTATCCTTATGATCCGGCCAAAGCCAAAACCTTACTTGATGAGGCTGGCTGGAGTGACCATGACGGCGACGGTATCCGCGACAAAGACGGTACGCCGCTGGCATTTACCATGATTACCAATCAAGGCAACGATCAGCGTATTAAAAGTGGTGAAATCATCCAACGCCGCTTTCAGGAGATCGGTGTGGATGCGAAATTGCGCGTGATCGAATGGGCATCATTGCTAAAGGAATTTATCAACCCGGGGAATTTTGATGTAATGATCATGGCCTGGACCGTGCCCATTGATCCCGATGCGTACAATGTCTGGCATTCGAGTAAAACCGGACCCAACGGTTTGAACTTTATCGGTTTTAAGAATGATCGGGTTGATGAGTTGTTGGAGCAGGGACGCTCCACCTTTGATCAGGCCGAGCGTAAGAAAATTTACGATGAATTTCAGGAAATTCTTGCTGAAGAGCAGCCCTATACGTTTCTGTTCGTTCCGGATTCTTTGCCGGTTGTCGCCCGCCGTTTCCACGGCATTGAGGAAGCGCCCAGTGGCATTATGCATAACTTTATTCGCTGGTATGTGCCTGAGGCACTGCAGAAATATCAACGCTAA
- a CDS encoding DUF4292 domain-containing protein, which translates to MKRLVWMIVIVLLTACQPRPVTRPLSVSTAQQLDVLRQLAYRQNSLSALAEVKVTQQGKHWSTTQGLLVERPLRLRVDAINFFGQLLFQMAVSGPDLQAYVPSDNQYYSGMATLDKVQRFTGLPLSVADLVASLLYSLPPGVLESGEVVAQPQGLDFIVAPGVRYEVVFSGRLLHRVRYRIDDYIMYDILYSQWGDDGFPRRLELSVDSSLTQVVIQFEDVEINPQIKAEKFHLTIPDHAELMPLDEVEPVDESSNNL; encoded by the coding sequence ATGAAACGTCTTGTCTGGATGATCGTCATTGTCCTGCTGACCGCCTGTCAGCCGCGCCCGGTAACGCGGCCGCTGTCGGTTTCAACAGCGCAACAACTGGATGTTTTACGCCAATTGGCGTACAGGCAGAACTCGTTGAGTGCTCTGGCCGAGGTCAAAGTGACGCAGCAGGGCAAACACTGGTCCACCACTCAGGGGCTTCTGGTGGAGCGCCCGTTACGTTTGCGGGTTGATGCGATCAATTTTTTTGGTCAACTGTTGTTTCAGATGGCGGTGAGTGGTCCCGACCTGCAAGCTTATGTCCCGTCCGATAACCAGTATTATTCCGGTATGGCCACCCTGGATAAAGTTCAACGCTTCACTGGCTTGCCGTTGTCTGTGGCCGATCTTGTCGCCAGCCTGCTCTACAGTTTGCCGCCGGGGGTGCTGGAGAGCGGGGAGGTGGTTGCACAGCCGCAGGGGCTCGATTTTATCGTCGCTCCCGGCGTGCGCTACGAAGTGGTGTTTTCCGGTCGCCTGTTGCACCGGGTTCGTTACCGGATTGACGATTATATCATGTATGACATCCTTTACTCCCAATGGGGCGACGATGGGTTTCCGCGCCGTCTTGAGCTGTCTGTCGACAGTTCATTGACGCAGGTGGTGATTCAATTTGAGGATGTGGAAATCAACCCCCAGATCAAGGCGGAGAAATTTCACTTGACCATTCCGGACCATGCGGAATTGATGCCGCTGGATGAGGTGGAGCCTGTTGATGAGTCATCGAACAATCTTTAA
- a CDS encoding tetratricopeptide repeat protein, with translation MKGSDQVACRGNTLFSFWRFMPGRFFLVGSLLLLMMTACSLPPKTSPISADEQQRYQRGQAYLAYADARLHLIDGDVDAAIEALQRAVTFDDQSPYLFAALASIHLDRGQTQQAQEYLNQALALQPHHLTSELMLADVYHAQGKTDQAVAAFRQVLDRHPDIEDVYLHISRLYLSQQAYDNAEQILRQWLNRQPQSINGLMELANLYRLRGDHQQAITTYRQAIELNPHDRRIYLPLGRLLEQQRQFDEALTLYDEAARQTDDQAYFDHLGSTLLIEQGRYSEALQRVESIVQHDPADVEALGKLGYIYIELERWPEAEATFRQALPYHPVSSQLFYWLAYALEHQQRWTEAIQYYQLVEHPSALQKEALVRMSVTYNHMNDQVQATETLEQLLELDQSDVRVFLQLANLYQRSQRYDKALAVLDRGIQRHPNVDDLYYSQGVIFELRGLRERTEQLIREALTLNPQHVGALNHLAYIYAESGEHLDEALEMACQAARLAPHAAVLDTLGWVYFQRGDYEQAREPLEQALKKSPEDVLIMEHLGDLYRKLLLTQEAQRIYRKVLELQPDLPDVVRKLQDLEP, from the coding sequence ATGAAAGGAAGCGACCAGGTGGCATGTCGTGGTAACACTCTTTTTTCGTTTTGGCGATTCATGCCGGGGCGATTTTTCCTCGTCGGCAGCCTGTTGTTGCTGATGATGACGGCCTGCAGTCTGCCGCCAAAGACATCCCCGATTTCAGCTGACGAGCAACAACGTTACCAGCGCGGTCAGGCGTATCTGGCCTATGCCGATGCCCGTTTGCATTTGATTGATGGTGATGTTGATGCCGCTATTGAGGCGTTGCAGCGGGCCGTAACCTTTGACGATCAATCGCCCTATCTGTTTGCCGCGCTGGCGTCCATCCATCTTGACCGGGGGCAGACGCAGCAGGCGCAGGAATATCTTAACCAGGCGCTGGCTCTACAGCCCCACCATTTGACTTCGGAGCTGATGCTTGCTGATGTTTACCATGCTCAGGGCAAAACCGATCAGGCGGTTGCGGCGTTTCGCCAAGTCCTTGATCGTCATCCCGATATTGAAGATGTCTATCTTCACATCAGCCGTTTGTATCTCAGCCAGCAGGCGTATGATAACGCTGAACAGATTTTGCGCCAATGGCTTAACCGTCAACCCCAGTCTATTAATGGGCTGATGGAACTGGCTAATCTTTATCGATTACGTGGCGATCACCAGCAGGCGATTACCACCTATCGTCAGGCCATTGAACTCAACCCCCATGATCGGCGAATCTATCTGCCTCTTGGCCGCCTTCTCGAACAGCAGCGCCAGTTTGATGAAGCACTGACCCTCTACGATGAAGCGGCGCGCCAGACCGATGATCAGGCCTATTTTGATCACCTTGGTTCAACGTTGTTGATTGAGCAGGGGCGTTACTCTGAAGCTCTGCAACGGGTGGAATCGATTGTTCAGCATGATCCCGCCGATGTCGAGGCGTTGGGCAAACTCGGATATATCTATATTGAACTGGAGCGTTGGCCGGAAGCCGAAGCCACGTTTCGTCAGGCATTACCGTATCATCCCGTGTCGTCGCAACTGTTTTATTGGCTGGCTTATGCTCTGGAACATCAGCAGCGTTGGACGGAGGCTATCCAGTATTACCAGCTTGTTGAACATCCCTCAGCGCTGCAAAAAGAGGCTTTGGTGCGGATGAGTGTGACCTACAATCACATGAACGATCAGGTTCAGGCGACTGAAACACTTGAACAGTTGCTGGAGCTGGATCAGAGTGATGTCCGGGTCTTTTTACAGTTGGCCAATCTTTATCAACGTAGTCAACGTTATGATAAAGCGTTGGCTGTGCTGGATCGGGGGATACAGCGCCATCCGAACGTGGATGATCTGTATTATAGCCAAGGTGTCATTTTTGAATTGCGTGGTTTAAGAGAGCGTACTGAACAGCTGATACGCGAGGCCCTGACGCTAAATCCCCAGCATGTCGGTGCCTTGAATCATCTGGCCTATATTTATGCTGAATCAGGTGAGCATCTTGACGAGGCGTTGGAAATGGCATGCCAGGCCGCGCGGCTGGCGCCTCATGCAGCTGTTCTGGATACCCTCGGCTGGGTGTATTTTCAGAGGGGTGATTATGAGCAAGCGCGAGAACCGCTGGAACAGGCGTTGAAAAAATCTCCTGAAGATGTGTTGATTATGGAACATCTGGGAGATCTTTATCGAAAACTCCTTTTGACACAAGAGGCGCAACGGATCTATCGCAAAGTTCTTGAGTTACAACCGGACTTGCCTGATGTTGTTAGGAAGTTACAGGATCTAGAACCATGA
- a CDS encoding pyridoxal phosphate-dependent aminotransferase, which translates to MAIANKIQTCITQSSWIRKMFEQGAQLRAKFGAENVYDFTIGNPSVEPPKAFHAALKELADNPQPGMHRYMSNAGYDDTRAAVAEAIASRCDQNVQGAQIVMTCGAGGALNVVLKTLLNPGEEVIILAPFFVEYTFYIDNHGGTSTMVPTLSDSFQIDLAAIEQAINKNTKAIIVNSPNNPTGVIYPADDLKALDALLKRKEQELGNQIYVISDEPYARLAYDGMEVPCIFDCIDNSVIVTSHSKDLALPGERIGYLAANPAMAGVDSFMEGAIFANRVLGFVNAPALVQRLITPLQHESVDIAAYEEKRDLFYTILTDLGFDVVKPQGGFYLFPKSPLEDDVAFIEMAQKYNILLVPGKGFGQPGYFRIAYCIDKQIIERSIPAWKQLAAEVGLIQ; encoded by the coding sequence ATGGCAATTGCAAACAAAATCCAGACCTGTATCACACAGTCTTCGTGGATTCGCAAAATGTTTGAACAAGGGGCCCAGTTGCGGGCAAAATTCGGGGCCGAAAACGTCTACGATTTCACCATCGGCAACCCTTCAGTCGAACCACCCAAAGCGTTTCACGCGGCCCTGAAAGAGCTGGCCGACAATCCGCAGCCGGGCATGCACCGTTACATGAGCAATGCCGGTTACGATGACACCCGAGCTGCCGTCGCCGAAGCCATCGCATCGCGCTGCGATCAAAATGTTCAGGGAGCCCAGATCGTCATGACCTGCGGAGCCGGTGGTGCTCTTAATGTGGTGCTGAAAACCTTACTCAACCCCGGCGAAGAAGTGATCATCCTGGCGCCGTTTTTTGTTGAATACACATTTTATATCGATAACCACGGCGGCACCAGCACCATGGTACCAACCTTGAGCGATTCTTTTCAAATTGACTTGGCCGCGATTGAACAGGCCATCAACAAAAACACCAAAGCGATTATCGTCAACTCGCCGAATAATCCCACCGGGGTAATTTATCCGGCGGATGACCTCAAAGCCCTTGATGCTCTGCTTAAACGCAAGGAACAGGAGCTGGGCAACCAGATCTATGTGATTTCCGACGAACCTTATGCACGGCTGGCTTACGACGGCATGGAGGTTCCGTGTATTTTTGATTGCATTGACAACTCGGTGATCGTCACCTCGCACTCCAAGGACCTGGCTTTGCCCGGTGAACGGATCGGCTATCTGGCTGCCAACCCGGCCATGGCGGGAGTCGATTCATTTATGGAGGGGGCGATCTTCGCCAACCGCGTTCTCGGTTTTGTCAACGCTCCCGCTCTGGTCCAACGTCTGATCACACCGCTGCAACATGAAAGTGTGGATATCGCCGCCTATGAAGAAAAACGCGATCTGTTCTACACTATTCTCACCGATCTCGGCTTTGACGTTGTCAAACCGCAGGGCGGCTTTTACCTGTTTCCCAAGTCACCGCTTGAAGACGATGTTGCCTTCATTGAAATGGCTCAGAAATACAATATCCTGCTGGTTCCCGGTAAGGGTTTTGGCCAGCCCGGCTATTTTCGCATTGCTTACTGCATTGACAAACAGATCATTGAGCGCAGTATTCCGGCCTGGAAACAGTTGGCTGCTGAAGTGGGTCTTATCCAGTAA